In one uncultured Methanoregula sp. genomic region, the following are encoded:
- a CDS encoding magnesium transporter CorA family protein, giving the protein MMQIYRTKKDTEPAAIETVDAPGDGTWVRMTSPTETELAHIADTCRLPLDFLKAALDEEERPRIDSDEGIVLVVLDVPMITENEGIRTLSTLPLGIVITDSIVVTVCSRISPILDDFSAGKVRHFHTVKKTRFLYQIFHRNASSYLHHLRQIERSISRIEVELHRSMKNEELFQMMELEKSLIYFSTSLKSNEAVLERILRTKPLKMYDDDAEFLEDVIIENKQAMEMSQIYLHILNGMTQAFATIISNNLNIVMKFLASITIIIAIPTMIASFYGMNVLDLPLSDKPLAFEIIFGFSVMISVLLGILMWRRKFF; this is encoded by the coding sequence ATGATGCAGATCTACAGGACAAAAAAAGATACAGAGCCGGCGGCGATCGAGACCGTGGATGCGCCGGGCGATGGCACATGGGTACGGATGACAAGCCCGACCGAGACGGAACTTGCCCACATCGCGGATACCTGTCGCCTTCCCCTGGATTTCCTCAAAGCCGCGCTCGATGAGGAGGAGCGTCCGCGTATCGATTCCGATGAGGGAATAGTTCTCGTTGTCCTCGACGTTCCGATGATCACCGAGAACGAAGGGATCCGTACCCTCTCCACGCTCCCGCTCGGGATCGTCATCACCGACTCGATAGTCGTTACCGTCTGCAGCCGCATATCCCCGATCCTTGACGATTTCTCCGCAGGCAAGGTCCGGCATTTCCACACCGTCAAAAAAACCCGGTTCCTGTACCAGATCTTCCATCGCAACGCATCCTCGTACCTGCACCACCTGCGCCAGATCGAGCGATCGATCTCCCGTATCGAGGTCGAACTGCACCGCTCGATGAAGAACGAGGAGCTCTTCCAGATGATGGAGCTGGAAAAGAGCCTTATCTACTTCTCGACTTCGCTCAAGTCAAACGAAGCGGTACTGGAGCGGATCCTGCGCACCAAGCCGCTGAAGATGTATGACGACGATGCCGAGTTCCTCGAAGACGTCATCATCGAGAACAAGCAGGCAATGGAGATGTCACAGATTTACCTGCACATCCTCAACGGGATGACGCAGGCATTTGCGACCATCATCTCGAATAACCTCAACATCGTGATGAAATTCCTTGCCTCCATCACGATCATTATCGCCATCCCGACGATGATAGCAAGTTTTTACGGCATGAACGTTCTGGACCTTCCCCTTTCAGACAAACCCCTTGCCTTCGAGATAATCTTCGGGTTCTCGGTGATGATATCGGTGCTGCTGGGCATATTGATGTGGAGACGGAAGTTCTTCTGA
- a CDS encoding DUF4389 domain-containing protein, with amino-acid sequence MTQDAPALGQLFLYEHDASRLELLIRIVYWIIIGIILWVYGIIACICLIIQWFYILLFGKRSEGLSNFIKGYLEYMVHVLPYMYFMTDRRPDILPVPVRIYEEA; translated from the coding sequence ATGACACAAGACGCCCCCGCACTTGGCCAGCTCTTTCTGTACGAGCATGACGCGAGCCGCCTCGAACTGCTCATCCGTATCGTTTACTGGATTATCATCGGCATCATTCTCTGGGTCTACGGCATTATCGCATGCATCTGCCTCATCATCCAGTGGTTTTACATCCTTCTCTTCGGGAAGCGCAGTGAAGGCCTCTCCAATTTCATAAAAGGCTACCTGGAATACATGGTGCATGTTCTCCCGTATATGTACTTCATGACGGACCGGCGTCCGGATATCCTGCCGGTACCAGTAAGAATCTACGAAGAAGCGTAA
- a CDS encoding PAS domain S-box protein — translation MTSVLYLDDEPVLLELTKTYLERNPDLTIDTAQSFEIAHKKMVSGSYDAIISDYDMPEMNGIDFLKYVRGRHADLPFILFTGKGREDVVIDALNNGADFYIQKGGEPRSQFAELAHKVRLAVSKKDMEKTLLESKQRMADIIDHLPDATLAVDRSGRVIVWNNAIEEMTGIPREVILGKGEYEYSLPFYGKREPLLLNLIMDEDPDVKKRYSSFYRNGNRLVAEIFIPGFNRGAGAHIRATASPLYDRKNNITGAIESIRDITSHKKTEEMLVRNIEELHSAYEQLTAAEEELRQNYDELNKSQQQLQQSEERYRDVVEDQTEFICRFAPDGTISFVNGAYCRYFGLGRESIIGAPHDVIIPPEDLHLMKRHLSALSPENPVGVIEHRIQMPAGGTRWHQWTDRAIFDTDGRITEYQSIGRDITERRMAEAASRQANKKLLILNSITRHDIVNQLLVLRAYIEISKRAIRDPTLLGYIEKEEQSALIIKEQIEFTRNYQNLGMQVPRWQVLADSIGSAIGQLNLLGIDISIAVDPVEIFADPLMKKVFYNLMENSLRHGVHVTRIDYSVRETANGLIITCRDNGVGIPAEDKQQLFQKGFGKHTGLGLFLSKEILSITGIAITENGEPGKGVQFEMTVPKGVYRFSHDLPDPDTWQNE, via the coding sequence ATGACCAGCGTACTCTATCTTGATGATGAACCCGTTCTCCTCGAGCTTACAAAGACCTATCTGGAGAGGAATCCCGATTTAACGATTGATACTGCACAGAGTTTCGAAATAGCACATAAAAAAATGGTATCGGGATCCTATGATGCAATAATATCGGACTACGATATGCCGGAGATGAATGGGATTGATTTTCTCAAATATGTCAGGGGCCGTCATGCCGATCTCCCGTTTATTCTTTTCACCGGCAAGGGCAGGGAGGACGTGGTTATCGACGCACTCAATAATGGTGCCGATTTCTACATCCAGAAGGGGGGTGAACCGAGATCTCAGTTTGCTGAACTCGCTCATAAAGTCCGGCTGGCGGTCTCCAAAAAAGATATGGAGAAGACACTGCTGGAATCAAAACAGCGGATGGCGGATATTATCGACCATCTGCCGGATGCGACCCTGGCAGTCGATCGGAGCGGGAGGGTCATTGTCTGGAACAACGCTATCGAGGAGATGACCGGAATACCCCGCGAGGTGATACTGGGTAAAGGGGAGTACGAGTACAGCCTCCCGTTTTACGGCAAGAGAGAACCCCTGCTGCTGAACCTGATCATGGATGAAGACCCTGACGTGAAAAAAAGATACTCATCGTTTTATCGGAATGGCAACCGGCTGGTTGCTGAAATCTTCATTCCCGGGTTCAACCGGGGTGCCGGGGCACATATCCGTGCCACGGCCTCCCCGCTGTACGACCGGAAGAACAATATAACCGGGGCTATCGAATCTATCCGGGACATAACAAGCCATAAAAAAACAGAAGAGATGCTGGTTCGCAATATCGAGGAACTCCATTCTGCCTACGAGCAACTGACCGCTGCCGAAGAAGAACTCCGGCAGAACTACGATGAGCTCAACAAAAGCCAGCAGCAACTGCAGCAGAGCGAGGAACGGTACCGGGATGTTGTTGAAGACCAGACAGAATTCATCTGCCGGTTTGCCCCTGATGGAACGATCAGTTTTGTCAACGGTGCCTACTGCCGGTATTTCGGGCTTGGCCGCGAATCCATTATCGGCGCCCCCCATGATGTGATAATCCCCCCGGAAGACCTGCATCTGATGAAGCGGCACCTGTCCGCTCTTTCACCGGAGAATCCTGTCGGGGTTATCGAACACCGGATCCAGATGCCGGCCGGGGGAACCCGGTGGCATCAGTGGACCGACAGGGCGATATTTGATACTGACGGGCGGATCACCGAGTACCAGTCCATAGGACGGGATATCACCGAGCGCAGGATGGCGGAAGCAGCGTCACGGCAGGCGAATAAAAAACTCCTTATTCTCAACAGCATCACCCGGCATGATATTGTTAACCAGCTTCTGGTATTGCGGGCATATATCGAAATCTCAAAAAGAGCGATACGCGATCCAACGCTTTTGGGATATATCGAGAAAGAGGAACAATCTGCGCTGATAATCAAGGAGCAGATTGAGTTCACGCGCAACTACCAGAACCTTGGGATGCAGGTGCCCAGATGGCAGGTTCTGGCAGATAGCATCGGCTCGGCAATCGGGCAACTGAACCTTCTGGGGATAGACATCAGTATCGCAGTTGACCCGGTAGAGATTTTTGCGGATCCCCTTATGAAGAAGGTATTCTATAACCTGATGGAAAATTCACTCCGTCACGGGGTTCACGTGACCCGGATAGATTATTCCGTTCGGGAAACCGCAAACGGGCTCATCATTACCTGTCGTGATAATGGTGTTGGAATCCCCGCAGAAGACAAGCAGCAACTCTTCCAGAAAGGATTTGGGAAGCATACCGGCCTTGGCCTGTTCCTTTCAAAGGAGATCCTTTCGATCACCGGCATTGCCATTACGGAGAATGGCGAGCCCGGCAAAGGAGTTCAGTTCGAGATGACGGTACCAAAGGGAGTGTACCGGTTTTCTCACGATCTGCCCGATCCTGATACCTGGCAGAATGAATGA
- a CDS encoding NRAMP family divalent metal transporter translates to MDFGSTFFYKYQRFIKTLKIYLLLAGPGLIVMLADNDAGGITTYTVTGAKFGYGLIWFLLLLLPVAYVVQEMTVRLGAVTKRGHAEAIFDAFGSFWGWFSFLDLALVNWLTLVTEFIGMTAALAIFGINPLITVVIVSVVMMLMVLQGKYWTWEKIAMLFAALNIVYIPAAFMVHPSVGQVLAQGLLPHFPGGFNGTLFFFLMANIGTTIAPWMIFFQQSAVVDKGMKEKDIPWGQMDTLIGSAFTVLVAIFVVVVAGTVLYGSEVESAAQAAGILITTNPWLGTFIAIGLFNAGFLGAICISLASSWAFGEVFGWAHSLNLKIREAPWFYLCYLFALVSAGAVVLIPNAPLVLITLFVQVIAVTLLPAALVFLILLLNNEEIMGKYKNTLWQNIAGTTIVIAIIVLSTLYGITTLFPGLIS, encoded by the coding sequence ATGGATTTCGGATCAACTTTTTTTTATAAGTACCAGCGATTTATCAAGACCCTCAAAATATATCTCCTCCTTGCCGGGCCGGGCCTAATCGTCATGCTGGCTGATAACGATGCCGGGGGCATCACCACCTATACCGTAACCGGAGCAAAATTCGGGTACGGGCTCATCTGGTTCCTGCTGCTGCTCCTGCCGGTGGCCTATGTCGTGCAGGAGATGACGGTGCGTCTCGGGGCGGTCACGAAAAGGGGGCATGCGGAGGCGATCTTCGATGCCTTCGGGTCGTTCTGGGGCTGGTTCTCGTTCCTCGATCTTGCCCTTGTAAACTGGCTGACGCTTGTGACGGAATTTATTGGTATGACTGCAGCCCTCGCCATCTTCGGCATCAATCCGCTGATCACGGTGGTTATCGTATCGGTCGTCATGATGCTGATGGTGCTGCAGGGAAAATACTGGACCTGGGAGAAGATAGCCATGCTCTTTGCTGCCCTCAATATTGTCTATATCCCGGCGGCATTCATGGTGCACCCCTCGGTGGGCCAGGTTCTTGCACAGGGGCTCCTCCCCCACTTCCCCGGGGGGTTCAACGGGACCCTGTTCTTCTTCCTGATGGCCAACATCGGCACAACGATCGCGCCGTGGATGATCTTCTTCCAGCAGAGCGCAGTTGTCGACAAGGGAATGAAGGAGAAGGATATCCCGTGGGGCCAGATGGATACGTTGATCGGATCTGCATTTACCGTCCTCGTGGCGATATTCGTCGTTGTGGTGGCAGGAACCGTGCTCTATGGCTCGGAAGTCGAGAGTGCAGCGCAGGCAGCAGGCATCCTGATAACCACCAACCCCTGGCTGGGGACGTTCATTGCCATCGGCCTTTTTAATGCCGGCTTCCTCGGTGCGATCTGTATCTCCCTTGCAAGCTCGTGGGCATTTGGTGAAGTATTCGGCTGGGCCCATTCGCTGAACCTGAAGATCCGCGAGGCCCCGTGGTTCTACTTATGTTATCTCTTTGCGCTCGTGAGCGCAGGTGCCGTCGTCCTGATACCCAATGCCCCGCTCGTCCTGATCACTCTGTTCGTCCAGGTCATCGCCGTGACCCTGTTGCCCGCGGCCCTGGTCTTTTTGATCCTGCTCCTGAACAACGAGGAGATCATGGGAAAATATAAAAATACCCTCTGGCAGAACATTGCCGGAACAACAATCGTTATCGCGATCATCGTCCTGTCCACCCTGTATGGTATCACGACCCTCTTCCCGGGGCTGATCTCATGA
- a CDS encoding CBS domain-containing protein has protein sequence MQTDIAVTGKNAQKQDREYLMSTLIGVRVYLGQKKIGRLSDMMIIETGKLPEVKNLIITRPFGDPALLVPWDRVKTLEPGRCEIDLAELKKYETAPPEDAILLFDHILNKKVLDMEDAEVEIVYDIHLINRNGRLYVTEVDTSRSARLRRLGLGFLSGILYPQEDPKDTGVISWMYIQPLPPQISSFRGDVKLNILKDKLADIHPVDLADILEELDHDQRVMVFASLEHEQASDTLEEIEPQVQRDIISSLTTEQVGRLLNDMTPGQAADILSVLPSSEAHEILEALNKDNAKKIQAIIGKQEEKVIHYTTQKILKFLPETTVGYIENDYPRHARGKDVIMYIYVAEKDDTLLGVIDLKELLQADDQALLKDIMIENVISLSTESTLKEASQVFARYDFRALPVIDDKNHLAGVIPYRDVMNLTHHFVE, from the coding sequence ATGCAGACAGATATTGCTGTAACCGGAAAAAATGCCCAGAAACAGGACCGGGAATATCTCATGAGCACTCTGATCGGGGTGAGGGTGTACCTGGGCCAAAAGAAGATCGGCAGGCTTTCCGACATGATGATCATTGAGACCGGGAAACTTCCGGAAGTGAAAAACCTGATCATCACGCGCCCGTTCGGGGACCCGGCGCTTCTCGTTCCCTGGGACCGGGTGAAAACTCTTGAACCGGGACGCTGTGAAATTGATCTGGCGGAACTCAAAAAATACGAGACCGCACCCCCGGAGGATGCGATCCTTCTCTTTGACCATATCCTCAACAAGAAAGTACTCGACATGGAAGATGCCGAAGTCGAGATCGTGTACGATATCCATCTCATCAACCGGAACGGCCGGCTCTACGTGACGGAAGTCGATACATCCAGGTCAGCGCGCCTCCGCCGCCTCGGGCTGGGTTTTCTGTCCGGCATCCTGTACCCGCAGGAGGATCCCAAAGACACCGGCGTGATCTCCTGGATGTATATCCAGCCGCTCCCGCCCCAGATCAGTAGTTTCCGGGGAGATGTCAAGCTCAATATCCTCAAGGACAAACTTGCCGATATTCACCCGGTAGATCTCGCTGATATACTCGAAGAGCTCGACCATGACCAGCGCGTGATGGTCTTTGCCTCTCTCGAACATGAACAGGCTTCAGATACCCTTGAAGAGATAGAACCCCAGGTCCAGCGCGATATCATCTCATCCCTGACTACCGAGCAGGTGGGGCGTCTTCTCAATGATATGACACCCGGCCAAGCTGCCGATATTCTCTCGGTACTTCCCTCTTCGGAGGCTCACGAGATCCTTGAGGCCCTCAATAAGGACAATGCCAAAAAAATCCAGGCCATTATCGGGAAACAGGAAGAGAAGGTAATCCACTACACCACCCAGAAGATCCTGAAATTCCTGCCGGAAACCACGGTCGGTTATATCGAGAATGATTACCCGCGGCATGCGAGAGGAAAAGACGTCATCATGTACATTTATGTTGCCGAAAAGGACGATACCCTCCTTGGGGTCATCGATCTCAAGGAACTCCTCCAGGCCGACGACCAGGCATTGCTTAAGGATATTATGATCGAGAACGTGATCAGCCTGTCCACGGAGAGTACGCTCAAGGAAGCCTCGCAGGTCTTTGCCCGGTATGATTTCCGGGCGCTGCCCGTGATCGATGATAAAAATCATCTGGCTGGTGTAATTCCCTACCGCGATGTGATGAATCTCACCCACCATTTCGTG